In the genome of Xanthobacteraceae bacterium, one region contains:
- a CDS encoding Do family serine endopeptidase, protein MSSDRAGNRRRVLLGAILVAGFAVATLSGTTRAVIAQTRPENVADVAARVQDAVVNISTSQTVPPNQSVPMPQLPPGSPFEDFFEEFFKEKPDGKRTRKVSSLGSGFVIDPAGIIITNNHVIADADEIIVNFNDGSKLKAELIGRDTKVDLAVLRVKPKAPLKAVSFGDSDKTRVGEWVMAIGNPFGLGGSVTVGVVSARNRNIESSAYDDFIQTDAAINRGNSGGPLFNLQGEVIGINTAIFSQTGSSIGIGFAIPANTVLPLIKQLRETGEIRRGWIGVSIQPVDEQIAESLNLPGTRGALIAGVGDNTPAGQAGIQIGDVIIRFDGQEVKEMRNLPRIVAGTPVGKTVDVVVIRKGKEQTLKLTVQRLDDPDQKPKKQVKNEPQPKARPAANQVLGIELSAINEDLRRRFRLRESVKGLVVTGVDPDSNAAEQNVEAGQVVIEFGGEAVSTIADLQKRIDVLRKSGKRSALFLLVNASGETRFVAVALQ, encoded by the coding sequence ATGTCGTCCGACCGGGCGGGGAACCGCCGCCGCGTTCTCCTCGGCGCAATTCTGGTTGCGGGGTTCGCGGTAGCTACGCTCTCCGGCACCACGCGCGCAGTGATTGCGCAGACGCGGCCGGAGAATGTCGCCGATGTCGCCGCGCGGGTGCAGGACGCAGTCGTGAACATCTCGACTTCGCAGACGGTGCCCCCGAATCAAAGCGTGCCGATGCCGCAACTGCCGCCCGGTTCGCCGTTCGAGGATTTCTTCGAGGAGTTCTTCAAGGAGAAGCCGGACGGCAAGCGCACGCGCAAGGTTTCCTCGCTCGGCTCCGGCTTCGTGATCGACCCGGCTGGCATCATCATCACGAACAATCACGTCATTGCCGACGCTGACGAGATCATCGTCAATTTCAACGACGGTTCAAAATTGAAAGCAGAACTCATCGGACGCGATACCAAGGTCGATCTCGCGGTGTTGCGCGTTAAGCCGAAGGCGCCGCTGAAGGCTGTTTCCTTCGGCGACTCCGACAAGACCCGCGTTGGCGAGTGGGTGATGGCGATCGGCAATCCGTTCGGTCTTGGCGGTTCGGTGACGGTAGGCGTTGTCTCCGCGCGGAACCGCAATATCGAGTCGAGCGCGTACGACGATTTCATCCAGACAGATGCCGCGATCAATCGCGGCAATTCAGGTGGACCGCTGTTCAATCTGCAAGGCGAGGTGATCGGCATCAACACCGCGATCTTCTCGCAAACCGGCAGTTCCATCGGCATCGGTTTTGCCATACCCGCCAACACCGTACTGCCGCTGATCAAGCAGTTGCGCGAAACCGGCGAAATCCGCCGCGGCTGGATCGGCGTTTCGATTCAGCCGGTGGACGAACAGATCGCGGAGAGCCTCAATCTTCCCGGTACGCGCGGCGCGCTGATCGCGGGTGTCGGTGACAACACACCGGCCGGGCAGGCCGGTATCCAGATCGGCGACGTTATCATTCGGTTCGATGGTCAGGAAGTGAAGGAAATGCGCAACCTTCCGCGCATCGTCGCCGGTACGCCGGTCGGCAAGACGGTGGACGTGGTCGTCATCCGCAAGGGCAAGGAGCAGACGCTGAAGCTGACCGTGCAGCGGCTCGACGATCCCGACCAGAAGCCGAAAAAGCAGGTGAAGAACGAGCCGCAGCCGAAGGCGCGACCCGCAGCCAATCAGGTGCTCGGTATCGAGTTGTCTGCCATCAACGAGGACCTGCGCCGCCGTTTTCGTCTGCGCGAATCCGTGAAGGGTCTGGTGGTTACCGGCGTGGATCCGGATTCGAATGCGGCCGAGCAGAATGTCGAAGCCGGGCAGGTGGTGATCGAGTTCGGCGGCGAAGCGGTTTCCACCATCGCCGATCTGCAAAAACGTATCGATGTGCTCCGCAAATCGGGGAAAAGGTCGGCACTCTTTCTTCTGGTGAATGCCTCCGGCGAAACCCGCTTCGTGGCGGTGGCTTTGCAGTAA
- a CDS encoding tetratricopeptide repeat protein, translated as MRTSDMPFALQPGTMITGYEVVRAIGAGGFGITYEGFNPITERRVAIKEFFPRGIASRDDATRIAYSQQDNEVVSWALKRFAESTNRLAKLKHPNIIEVLNYVADNGTGYMVMEHVDGTTLEDWLRERSTPPQVAELGPIFDPVFDALEYVHSSNLVHRDIAPDNIMIRKTDGRPMLIDFGALKIIEQHTRAAHAQTPKTFGVMKQNYSAPEQSEEGGPPDPRLDIYSLAATIYRALCGKPPVDSDKRKTDLALRGQDSYIPMTQAALVPVAPEFAAAIDAAMSLRPEGRPSTIREFRERLAARGMGSTAGASAEDETILAPKENKGPRHPPAPPLRAGQTPPPAYAAQAAAPVAAMSATNDPGQASAGAYTPPGGETATVKRSGISWLNIAGIAIVLVGAIGVLLHRPVIQFIERMTNMQIMSDRPQNTTQQQTQPQQRQQQPQQKQLPQQQTLPPASNVRDSQAAFERGLRAQRDGNNQQAITDFNEAIRLDPNNASAYASRGLSYYRNGDATRAYADYSDAIRLAPDGQRSAAAYANRAIIQRERGNIDRGFLDAENAIRLDPRLASAYNTRGNLHYDNGNHDAAIADYNQALTLDPQYAVALSNRGNAYYAKRDYRRAIDDYSAALRINPRHAPALVGRGNAYDQQKNTDQALKDYSDAIRANRDYVTGFLNRGRIYLDRRDFISALSDFSDAVRLDPKHAIAHQGRGLANEGLGRRNEAVTDLRQALRLDPKLQRARDALRRLGVEP; from the coding sequence GTGCGCACAAGCGATATGCCTTTCGCCCTCCAGCCGGGCACCATGATCACCGGCTATGAAGTCGTGCGCGCGATCGGAGCCGGCGGCTTCGGCATTACCTATGAGGGTTTCAACCCGATCACCGAGCGCCGGGTCGCAATCAAGGAATTTTTCCCGCGGGGGATCGCTTCCCGCGACGACGCCACCCGCATTGCCTATTCGCAGCAGGATAATGAAGTCGTCTCCTGGGCGCTGAAGCGCTTTGCCGAATCCACCAACCGGCTCGCCAAGCTGAAGCATCCGAACATCATCGAGGTGCTGAACTACGTTGCCGACAACGGCACCGGCTACATGGTGATGGAGCATGTGGACGGCACGACGCTGGAAGACTGGCTGCGCGAACGCTCCACGCCGCCGCAGGTGGCCGAACTGGGACCGATCTTCGATCCGGTATTCGACGCGCTCGAATATGTGCATTCGTCGAACCTGGTCCACCGCGACATCGCGCCCGACAACATCATGATCCGCAAGACCGACGGTCGTCCGATGCTGATCGACTTCGGCGCGTTGAAGATCATCGAGCAGCATACGCGGGCCGCGCATGCGCAGACGCCGAAAACCTTCGGCGTGATGAAACAGAACTACTCCGCGCCGGAACAAAGCGAAGAGGGCGGCCCGCCCGACCCGCGGCTCGACATCTATTCGCTGGCGGCAACGATCTATCGCGCGCTATGCGGCAAGCCGCCAGTCGATTCCGACAAGCGCAAGACCGATCTCGCACTGCGTGGTCAGGATTCCTACATTCCGATGACGCAGGCGGCGCTGGTGCCGGTCGCGCCGGAATTCGCTGCTGCGATCGACGCAGCAATGTCGCTTCGCCCGGAAGGAAGGCCTTCGACCATCCGCGAGTTTCGCGAGCGTCTTGCTGCGCGCGGCATGGGAAGTACGGCGGGTGCTTCCGCGGAAGACGAGACCATTCTCGCTCCGAAAGAAAACAAAGGACCGAGACATCCGCCTGCGCCGCCGCTTCGCGCAGGGCAGACTCCGCCTCCGGCCTATGCGGCACAGGCAGCCGCGCCGGTCGCGGCCATGAGCGCCACAAATGATCCCGGTCAGGCTTCGGCCGGCGCATATACGCCGCCGGGCGGCGAGACCGCCACAGTAAAACGCTCCGGAATCTCGTGGCTCAACATCGCAGGTATCGCGATCGTGCTGGTCGGCGCGATCGGCGTGTTGCTGCATCGTCCGGTGATCCAGTTCATCGAACGCATGACCAACATGCAGATCATGTCGGATCGGCCGCAGAACACGACGCAGCAACAGACGCAACCGCAGCAACGGCAACAGCAGCCGCAGCAGAAGCAGTTGCCGCAGCAGCAGACGCTGCCGCCTGCTTCCAATGTGCGCGACTCGCAGGCGGCGTTCGAGCGCGGCCTGCGCGCGCAGCGCGATGGCAATAACCAGCAGGCCATCACCGATTTCAACGAGGCGATCAGGCTCGATCCCAACAACGCGTCGGCCTATGCGAGCCGCGGCCTTTCCTATTATCGCAACGGAGACGCGACCCGCGCCTATGCGGATTATTCGGACGCGATCCGCCTCGCGCCGGACGGCCAGCGTTCGGCAGCCGCCTATGCGAACCGCGCCATCATCCAGCGCGAGCGCGGCAATATCGACCGCGGGTTTCTCGATGCCGAAAACGCCATCCGCCTCGATCCGCGGCTGGCGAGCGCATACAACACGCGCGGCAATCTCCATTATGACAACGGCAACCACGACGCGGCCATCGCCGACTACAATCAGGCGCTCACGCTTGACCCGCAGTATGCCGTCGCGCTCTCGAACCGCGGCAATGCCTATTACGCAAAACGTGATTACCGCCGCGCGATCGACGACTATTCCGCCGCGTTGCGCATCAATCCGCGCCATGCACCGGCACTGGTCGGACGCGGCAACGCCTATGACCAGCAGAAGAATACCGATCAGGCGCTCAAGGATTACAGCGATGCCATTCGCGCCAACCGCGATTACGTTACGGGCTTCCTGAATCGCGGCCGTATTTATCTGGACCGGCGCGACTTCATCAGCGCACTGTCGGATTTCTCCGATGCGGTGCGGCTCGATCCGAAGCACGCCATCGCGCATCAGGGCAGGGGTCTCGCCAATGAGGGGCTGGGCCGGCGCAACGAGGCGGTCACCGATTTGCGTCAGGCGCTGCGACTCGATCCCAAACTGCAGCGCGCACGCGACGCGTTACGCCGTTTGGGCGTCGAACCCTGA
- the hflK gene encoding FtsH protease activity modulator HflK, whose amino-acid sequence MSWKNQSGGPWGSGPRGPWGSGPQPGPGGNQPPDLEELIRRGQDRLKSVLPGSGSFGGRGIIILLFAAVLVWLLSGFYRVNTDEQGIVLRFGRFHQTTQPGLNYHLPYPIETVLTPRVTFENKIDIGVTIVDDFRRGGRVVRDVPEESLMLTGDENIVDVDFSVFWRIKNAPDFLFKIQNPEGTIKAVAESVMREVIGGRQIQPILTGARQNIEQEVLKLMQKVLDSYEAGVLVTRVQLQKVDPPSQVIDAFRDVQAARADAERLQNEAQTYANRVVPEARGEAAKILQAAEAYRERTVVEARGEALRFLSVLEEYKKAPAVTRQRIYLETMERVLNGIDKVILENNKGGQGVVPYLPLDQLLRQQTPAGARR is encoded by the coding sequence ATGTCTTGGAAGAACCAGAGCGGCGGCCCGTGGGGAAGCGGACCGCGCGGCCCTTGGGGTTCGGGTCCGCAACCCGGACCGGGCGGCAACCAGCCGCCGGACCTCGAGGAGCTGATCCGCCGGGGCCAGGACAGACTAAAGAGTGTGTTGCCCGGCTCCGGTTCATTTGGCGGCCGCGGTATCATTATTCTTCTGTTTGCTGCGGTGCTGGTTTGGCTGCTGTCCGGGTTCTACCGGGTCAATACGGACGAACAGGGCATCGTGCTTCGCTTCGGCCGGTTCCATCAGACCACGCAACCGGGCCTCAACTATCACCTGCCGTATCCGATCGAGACGGTACTGACGCCCCGCGTCACTTTCGAAAACAAGATCGATATCGGCGTCACCATCGTCGACGACTTCCGCCGCGGCGGACGTGTCGTGCGCGACGTGCCGGAAGAAAGTCTGATGCTTACCGGCGACGAGAACATCGTCGACGTGGATTTCTCCGTGTTCTGGAGAATTAAGAACGCGCCGGACTTCCTGTTCAAGATTCAGAACCCGGAAGGGACCATCAAGGCAGTCGCCGAAAGCGTGATGCGCGAAGTTATCGGCGGAAGGCAGATTCAGCCGATCCTGACCGGCGCGCGTCAGAACATCGAGCAGGAAGTGCTCAAGCTCATGCAGAAGGTGCTCGACTCCTACGAGGCGGGCGTACTGGTTACGCGCGTTCAGTTGCAGAAGGTCGACCCGCCCTCGCAGGTGATCGACGCGTTCCGCGACGTGCAGGCAGCCCGCGCCGACGCCGAGCGTTTGCAGAACGAAGCGCAGACCTATGCCAACCGCGTCGTACCCGAAGCGCGAGGCGAGGCGGCGAAGATCCTGCAGGCAGCGGAAGCCTATCGCGAGCGCACCGTCGTGGAGGCGCGCGGTGAAGCGCTCCGCTTCCTCTCGGTCCTTGAGGAATACAAGAAGGCCCCGGCGGTGACGCGGCAGCGCATCTATCTGGAAACGATGGAGCGTGTGCTGAACGGCATCGACAAGGTCATTCTCGAAAACAACAAGGGCGGGCAGGGGGTCGTGCCCTATCTGCCGCTCGATCAGTTGCTGCGGCAGCAAACCCCGGCAGGAGCAAGGCGATGA
- a CDS encoding DUF2065 domain-containing protein — protein MTFILAAFGLLLAIEGITFAAFPGAAKRAAATVAETPEGTLRLLGLGAAIAGVLVVWLVRG, from the coding sequence ATGACGTTCATTCTTGCAGCTTTCGGGCTGTTGCTCGCGATTGAAGGCATTACCTTCGCGGCGTTTCCGGGCGCCGCGAAGCGTGCGGCGGCAACGGTTGCCGAAACGCCGGAAGGCACGTTGCGTTTACTTGGTCTTGGGGCGGCTATTGCCGGCGTTCTCGTGGTCTGGCTGGTGCGCGGCTAG
- a CDS encoding tetratricopeptide repeat protein, with protein MSISEIQFALPPGTVITGYEIVRALGAGGFGITYEGFNPITERRVAIKEFFPRGMASREGATKIVFSRTDAEIASWALRRFEESTKALAKLEHDNIVEVLNYVSDHGTGYMVMEHVDGETLERWLKARRGPPTLDDIRPFLAPVFDALEYVHMRNILHRDIAPDNVMIAKDGRPVLIDFGAIKVIEEQTRAKSGTSFPVGKRFYSPPEQFTSSSVDARTDIYALAAVLYRALTGSPPVDSDQRKSEIVDGKPDSYVPVRETPTGRDVPEDIASAIDRALSIRRDLRPASIAEFRDLIGWGKHKKSVDLPRTSFTPVQAADDANVVASAPSAALAGTSAASRKEDDEDIRKVPRPWLGYAGGALAVLVVGAAFVGSLWRDERVSPPQLQQQTQKQTTPPSQQPQQPKQQTQPQQPPQQQTTPPDLTKRTVWIGVRVATADEKNSPDAPRGALVLEVTANGPAANGGILNGDVLTRINGREIVQSRDIATALENVQPGTNIEIELYRTTERRSLRATLRAAAPPAQQPQSPPQQQQQTTPPPQQPATPQNESQAFAAYQRALAARERNDADTALAEANEAIRLDPTYTLAYLVKAQALYRKQRYNESHDALDVASRRGLDSAELFNVRGLLHHAQRNFSEAIVSFNEAVKRASTNAVYYANRGLSYSRLDNLESALADFNEAVRLAPQRHDFIAGRADVYYARHDYRLALSDYNTSLRINPKSANVLTQRGWAHFRLNDRRSALADANAALNVNANYAGGYNLRGTLFATNGEFDRAINDFSSAIRLNTSWAVAYANRGLAYYRKQDLANAEKDVNEAIRLDPRNALAHQTRGYVYQARGQRDLAIEAFRTALQLDRTLDESRKRLQQLGVTP; from the coding sequence TTGTCCATATCTGAAATCCAGTTCGCGCTGCCGCCTGGCACGGTGATTACCGGCTACGAGATCGTGCGCGCGCTGGGGGCGGGCGGTTTCGGTATCACCTATGAAGGCTTCAATCCGATCACCGAGCGCCGGGTCGCGATCAAGGAATTCTTCCCGCGCGGCATGGCCTCGCGCGAAGGCGCAACCAAGATCGTGTTCTCGCGGACCGATGCGGAAATTGCGAGCTGGGCGCTGAGGCGGTTCGAGGAATCGACCAAGGCGCTCGCCAAGTTAGAGCACGACAATATCGTCGAGGTGCTGAACTACGTCTCCGATCACGGCACCGGCTACATGGTGATGGAGCACGTCGACGGCGAAACGCTGGAGCGCTGGCTGAAAGCGCGCCGCGGGCCGCCGACGCTGGATGATATACGGCCGTTTCTCGCGCCCGTGTTCGATGCGCTCGAATACGTGCACATGCGCAACATCCTGCATCGTGATATCGCGCCCGATAACGTGATGATCGCGAAGGACGGGCGTCCGGTGCTGATCGACTTCGGCGCCATCAAGGTGATCGAGGAACAGACCCGCGCGAAATCAGGCACCAGCTTTCCGGTGGGCAAGCGGTTCTATTCGCCGCCGGAACAGTTCACCTCTTCTTCGGTCGATGCGCGCACCGACATCTATGCGCTCGCGGCGGTCTTGTACCGCGCGTTGACCGGCAGCCCGCCGGTCGATTCCGACCAGCGCAAATCCGAGATCGTGGACGGCAAGCCGGATTCGTATGTGCCGGTGCGCGAGACGCCCACAGGACGCGACGTGCCTGAAGACATCGCGTCCGCGATTGACCGCGCACTTTCGATCCGGCGCGATCTTCGCCCGGCGTCGATTGCTGAGTTCCGCGATCTGATCGGTTGGGGCAAGCATAAGAAGAGTGTTGATCTACCGAGGACTTCGTTCACGCCCGTGCAGGCTGCGGACGATGCCAATGTCGTAGCAAGTGCTCCAAGCGCCGCGCTTGCCGGAACATCCGCCGCGTCTCGTAAAGAAGACGATGAGGACATTCGCAAGGTGCCGCGTCCGTGGCTCGGCTATGCCGGTGGGGCGCTTGCCGTGCTTGTGGTAGGTGCGGCTTTCGTCGGATCTTTATGGCGGGATGAGCGCGTATCGCCGCCACAACTGCAACAGCAAACGCAGAAGCAGACGACACCCCCGTCCCAGCAGCCGCAACAACCCAAACAACAGACACAGCCGCAGCAGCCTCCACAGCAGCAAACCACGCCGCCCGATCTAACCAAGCGAACGGTGTGGATTGGTGTTCGCGTCGCTACCGCGGACGAGAAGAATTCACCTGATGCGCCGCGCGGTGCTCTCGTGCTCGAAGTTACAGCGAACGGTCCGGCGGCGAATGGCGGCATTCTGAACGGCGATGTGCTGACCCGGATTAACGGCCGCGAGATCGTGCAGTCGCGGGATATTGCTACTGCGCTGGAGAATGTGCAGCCGGGTACGAACATTGAGATCGAGCTTTACCGGACGACGGAACGCCGTTCTCTCCGGGCCACATTGCGTGCCGCCGCGCCGCCCGCGCAACAGCCGCAAAGCCCGCCGCAGCAGCAACAGCAAACCACGCCTCCTCCACAGCAGCCGGCGACGCCCCAGAATGAATCGCAGGCTTTCGCTGCGTATCAGCGCGCGCTCGCCGCGCGCGAGCGCAACGATGCCGATACCGCATTGGCGGAAGCCAACGAGGCAATCCGGCTGGATCCGACCTATACGCTCGCGTATCTCGTGAAAGCGCAGGCGCTCTATCGCAAGCAGCGTTACAACGAATCGCACGACGCGCTCGATGTTGCGTCCAGACGAGGACTGGACAGTGCCGAACTGTTCAATGTGCGCGGCCTGTTGCATCACGCGCAGCGGAATTTCAGCGAAGCGATCGTGTCCTTCAACGAAGCGGTCAAACGCGCGTCGACGAATGCGGTTTATTACGCGAACCGGGGATTATCCTATTCGCGCCTCGATAATCTCGAATCGGCATTGGCCGATTTCAACGAGGCGGTGCGCCTCGCGCCGCAACGTCACGATTTCATCGCAGGGAGAGCCGACGTATATTATGCACGCCACGATTACCGGCTCGCACTCTCCGACTACAATACGTCCCTGCGCATCAATCCCAAATCCGCGAACGTGCTGACGCAGCGCGGTTGGGCACATTTCAGGCTGAACGACCGGCGCAGTGCGCTTGCCGACGCCAACGCGGCCCTGAACGTCAATGCGAATTATGCGGGCGGGTACAATCTGCGCGGCACGCTGTTCGCAACCAACGGAGAGTTCGACCGCGCGATCAACGATTTTTCCTCGGCGATCCGGTTGAACACGAGCTGGGCGGTGGCCTATGCCAACCGCGGGCTGGCCTATTACCGCAAACAGGACCTCGCCAACGCGGAGAAGGACGTAAACGAAGCGATTCGCCTCGACCCGCGGAACGCGCTTGCGCACCAGACCCGGGGCTACGTCTACCAGGCCAGGGGACAGCGCGATCTTGCGATCGAGGCGTTCCGGACCGCGCTCCAGCTCGACCGGACGCTCGACGAGAGCCGCAAGCGGCTTCAGCAACTGGGCGTGACACCCTGA
- a CDS encoding ribbon-helix-helix domain-containing protein has protein sequence MKSPVVKRSIVIAGHKTSVSLEDAFWDALKQIAHERKVTLSDVVQEVDQKRKQGNLSSAIRLFVLDHFRANYSGSPGRSRAGTT, from the coding sequence ATGAAAAGTCCGGTTGTAAAACGCTCGATTGTAATCGCAGGCCACAAGACCAGTGTCAGCCTGGAAGATGCGTTCTGGGATGCGCTTAAGCAGATCGCCCATGAGCGAAAGGTGACGCTTTCGGATGTGGTGCAGGAAGTCGATCAAAAGCGGAAGCAGGGAAATCTTTCTTCGGCGATTCGTCTGTTCGTGCTCGATCACTTCCGCGCAAATTATTCCGGCAGCCCGGGCCGCAGCCGCGCCGGCACGACCTGA
- a CDS encoding protease modulator HflC, producing the protein MRTATGVLAVVVAIIVIAIYSSIFFVHQSQQALVLRFGEPIREIKDAGLNFKLPFVDAVVLIDKLILDLDNKPEEVIASDQKRLVVDAFARYRIVQPLKFYQSVGTVAGANSRLLPILNASMRSVLGEATFIEVVKDERAVLMGRIKDSMNAQAVENFGIEIVDMRLRRADLPDANSQAIYQRMQTERQREAAEIRAQGNQAAQAIRAKADRDVTIIIAEATSRSEELRGLGDGERNKIFADAFGRDPEFFAFYRSMQAYELGLQKDRTRMLLSPESEFFRFFANPGGNPPPAPAQR; encoded by the coding sequence ATGAGAACCGCGACAGGAGTTTTGGCCGTCGTCGTCGCGATCATCGTGATCGCGATCTACTCGTCGATTTTCTTCGTGCATCAAAGCCAGCAGGCGCTGGTGCTGCGTTTCGGCGAACCGATCCGCGAAATCAAGGATGCAGGGCTTAATTTCAAACTTCCGTTCGTCGACGCGGTGGTGCTGATCGACAAGCTGATCCTCGATCTCGATAACAAGCCGGAGGAAGTCATCGCCTCCGACCAGAAACGTCTGGTGGTTGACGCCTTCGCGCGTTACCGCATCGTGCAGCCGCTGAAGTTCTATCAGTCGGTCGGCACCGTTGCCGGCGCCAATTCGCGGCTGCTGCCCATCCTCAATGCGTCCATGCGAAGCGTGCTCGGCGAAGCGACCTTCATCGAGGTCGTGAAGGACGAGCGCGCGGTGCTGATGGGCCGCATCAAGGACAGCATGAACGCGCAGGCGGTCGAGAATTTCGGCATCGAAATCGTCGACATGCGGCTGCGCCGCGCAGACCTCCCCGATGCGAACAGCCAGGCGATCTATCAGCGGATGCAAACCGAACGTCAGCGCGAAGCTGCTGAAATCCGCGCGCAGGGCAATCAGGCGGCGCAGGCGATCCGCGCGAAAGCCGACCGCGACGTAACCATCATTATCGCCGAAGCCACCTCGCGCAGCGAGGAATTGCGTGGCCTCGGCGACGGCGAGCGCAACAAGATTTTCGCCGATGCGTTCGGACGCGACCCGGAATTCTTCGCGTTCTACCGTTCGATGCAGGCCTACGAGCTTGGACTGCAAAAGGACCGTACGCGGATGCTGCTTTCGCCGGAGTCGGAGTTCTTCCGGTTCTTTGCGAATCCGGGCGGCAACCCGCCGCCGGCCCCGGCCCAGCGCTGA
- a CDS encoding DUF4169 family protein: MADVINLRRVRRAKARAEKEIVAAENRAQFGRPAHERKLAAELEEKRNRTLDLHRRADREGR, translated from the coding sequence ATGGCCGACGTGATTAACTTGCGCCGTGTGCGCAGGGCCAAAGCACGTGCCGAAAAAGAAATTGTTGCCGCGGAGAACCGCGCGCAATTCGGCCGACCTGCGCACGAGCGCAAACTGGCGGCCGAGCTGGAAGAAAAGCGCAACCGCACTCTCGATCTGCATCGCCGCGCAGACAGAGAGGGGCGGTGA